From a region of the Xyrauchen texanus isolate HMW12.3.18 chromosome 39, RBS_HiC_50CHRs, whole genome shotgun sequence genome:
- the LOC127632563 gene encoding mediator of RNA polymerase II transcription subunit 16-like isoform X2 has product MTIAYVCEWEKRPKSNHCPSIPLVCAWSCRNLIAFTTDPKNEEDDKDLNLMIHIIDTDHPWDVYSINTGHTEVISCLEWDQSGSRLLSADGDGQIKCWGMTEHLVNSWECTQTSSVDGDPIVALSWLHNGVKLALHVEKSGSTNFGEKFSRVKFSPSLTLFGGKPMEGWLAVTVSGLVTVSLLKPNGTLLTASESLCRLRGRVALADIAFTGGGNIVVAATDGSSSSPVQFYKVCVSVVNEKCRIDTELLPSLFMRCTTDPVRKDKYPAVTHLKFLTRENSEQVLLCASSQMGSIVECWSLRKEGLPVNNIFQHRSPVVGEKQPMILKWRILSATNDLDRVSAVALPKLPISISNTDLKVASDTKFFPGLGLALAFHDGSIQILHRLSLHTMGVFYGSSGSSQRVGEEPAIKRQRAGGPTLHFKALQFSWTSLALVGVDNHGKLHMLRVSPSMGQMLDMNTLLRHLLFLLEYCMVTGYDWWDVLLHAQPSMVHSLLEKLHEEYMRQNQALQQVLSTRIVAVKASLCKLSSATAARACDFHAKLLLIAISSTLKSLLRPHVLNTPEKSPGDRLAEICAKNTDTDIDKVMINLKTEEFVLDGPPLQSLQQLIQWVGDFVLYLLANLPNQGSVVRPGFGFLRDGASLGMLREMLVMIRIWGLLKPGCLPIYTATSDNQDSMSLLFRLLTKLWLCSRDESHPQDPDETLIDECCLLPSQLLVPSMDWLPINDGVITKIQSKHPLRLQFGKPYTLPGINPNAQVEVFRSPASQRMDHLRCLHLGISPTEDSKACTRCGCVTMLRSPNKTNAMRQWEQRWIKNCLCGGLWRRIPSTLA; this is encoded by the exons ATCGCTTATGTTTGCGAGTGGGAGAAGAGACCTAAAAGCAACCACTGTCCTTCAATTCCCCTGGTGTGCGCATGGTCATGCAGAAACCTCATCGCTTTCACAACTGATCCGAAAAACGAGGAGGATGACAAAG ATCTCAATCTTATGATACACATCATTGACACTGACCACCCCTGGGATGTGTACTCCATCAACACTGGTCATACTGAAGTAATTTCATGCCTTGAATGGGACCAGTCAG GTTCGAGGCTGCTATCTGCTGATGGTGATGGTCAAATCAAGTGTTGGGGGATGACAGAGCACCTGGTGAACAGTTGGGAGTGCACGCAGACTAGTTCTGTGGATGGAGACCCGATCGTAGCTCTCTCGTGGTTACACAATGGAGTGAAACTTGCTTTGCATGTCGAAAAG TCTGGCTCTACAAACTTCGGAGAGAAGTTTTCCCGTGTCAAGTTCTCCCCTTCTCTCACACTCTTTGGTGGGAAGCCCATGGAGGGTTGGTTAGCGGTGACTGTGAGCGGGCTGGTCACGGTGTCGTTGTTGAAGCCCAACGGTACTCTGCTGACGGCCAGTGAGAGCCTGTGCAGGCTGAGGGGCCGCGTGGCACTCGCTGACATTGCCTTCACTGGGGGTGGGAACATAGTGGTTGCGGCCACAGATGGCAGCAGCTCTTCTCCGGTGCAGTTCTACAAAGTGTGCGTAAGCGTGGTGAATGAAAAGTGTCGGATAGACACTGAGCTACTGCCCTCGCTATTCATGCGCTGCACCACTGACCCGGTCAGAAAAGACAAGTATCCTGCTGTCACACACCTTAAATTCCTCACACGTGAAAACTCTGAACAG GTGCTACTCTGTGCGTCCAGTCAGATGGGCAGCATTGTAGAGTGCTGGTCACTGCGGAAAGAGGGTCTCCCTGTCAATAATATCTTCCAGCACCGATCACCTGTTG TTGGTGAAAAGCAGCCAATGATCCTGAAGTGGCGGATCCTCTCAGCAACTAATGATCTGGATCGCGTGTCTGCTGTTGCTCTGCCTAAACTTCCCATCTCCATCTCCAACACTGATCTCAAAGTGGCCTCAGACACCAAGTTCTTCCCAGGCCTTG GTCTTGCTCTGGCATTCCATGATGGCAGCATTCAGATTCTTCATCGTCTTTCCCTGCATACTATGGGAGTGTTCTACGGTTCCTCTGGTTCCTCTCAGCGTGTTGGGgaggaacctgccattaaacgaCAGAGAGCGGGTGGCCCGACGCTGCACTTCAAAGCCCTTCAGTTCTCTTGGACATCTCTCGCTTTAGTTGGCGTGGACAATCATGGCAAG CTACACATGCTCCGAGTGTCCCCATCCATGGGCCAAATGCTGGACATGAACACACTGCTGCGCCACCTGCTGTTTCTGCTGGAGTACTGCATGGTGACAGGATATGACTGGTGGGACGTGTTGCTGCACGCGCAGCCTAGCATGGTACATAGCCTGCTGGAGAAGCTTCATGAGGAGTACATGAGACAGAACCAGGCACTGCAGCAG GTTCTGTCAACTCGTATAGTAGCAGTGAAGGCATCTCTGTGTAAGCTGTCATCTGCCACTGCTGCGAGAGCTTGCGACTTCCACGCTAAACTCCTGCTCATTGCCATCAGCTCCACACTGAAATCTCTGTTAAGACCTCATGTTCTCAACACACCTGAAAAAAGTCCTGGAGACAGACTGGCAGAGATCTGTGCCAAAAACACAGACACCG ACATTGATAAGGTGATGATTAATCTGAAGACGGAGGAGTTTGTTCTGGACGGCCCTCCCCTCCAGTCCCTCCAGCAGCTCATTCAGTGGGTGGGAGACTTTGTGCTTTACCTGTTGGCTAACTTGCCCAACCAG GGCTCTGTTGTGCGTCCAGGGTTTGGATTCCTGCGGGATGGTGCATCTCTGGGCATGCTCCGAGAGATGCTGGTGATGATCCGTATTTGGGGCTTGCTGAAGCCTGGTTGCCTGCCCATCTACACAGCCACATCTGACAACCAGGACAGCATGTCGCTGCTGTTCCGCCTGCTCACCAAACTCTGGCTCTGCT CTCGAGATGAGAGTCACCCGCAGGATCCAGATGAGACATTGATTGATGAGTGCTGTCTGCTGCCCAGTCAGCTCCTGGTACCCAGCATGGACTGGCTGCCCATTAATGATGGAGTTATCACCAAGATTCAGAGCAAACACCCACTCAGACTGCAGTTTGGCAAACCGTACACCCTGCCAGGGATCAACCCCAATGCACAGGTGGAGGTGTTCAG AAGTCCAGCATCTCAGAGGATGGACCACCTGCGGTGCTTACATCTGGGCATCTCTCCGACAGAGGACAGCAAAGCTTGCACCAG GTGTGGCTGTGTCACCATGCTGAGATCTCCAAATAAAACCAATGCCATGAGACAGTGGGAGCAGCGCTGGATCAAGAACTGTCTATGTGGAGGTCTCTGGAGAAGAATCCCCTCCACACTCGCATGA
- the LOC127632563 gene encoding mediator of RNA polymerase II transcription subunit 16-like isoform X1, whose translation MMEIAYVCEWEKRPKSNHCPSIPLVCAWSCRNLIAFTTDPKNEEDDKDLNLMIHIIDTDHPWDVYSINTGHTEVISCLEWDQSGSRLLSADGDGQIKCWGMTEHLVNSWECTQTSSVDGDPIVALSWLHNGVKLALHVEKSGSTNFGEKFSRVKFSPSLTLFGGKPMEGWLAVTVSGLVTVSLLKPNGTLLTASESLCRLRGRVALADIAFTGGGNIVVAATDGSSSSPVQFYKVCVSVVNEKCRIDTELLPSLFMRCTTDPVRKDKYPAVTHLKFLTRENSEQVLLCASSQMGSIVECWSLRKEGLPVNNIFQHRSPVVGEKQPMILKWRILSATNDLDRVSAVALPKLPISISNTDLKVASDTKFFPGLGLALAFHDGSIQILHRLSLHTMGVFYGSSGSSQRVGEEPAIKRQRAGGPTLHFKALQFSWTSLALVGVDNHGKLHMLRVSPSMGQMLDMNTLLRHLLFLLEYCMVTGYDWWDVLLHAQPSMVHSLLEKLHEEYMRQNQALQQVLSTRIVAVKASLCKLSSATAARACDFHAKLLLIAISSTLKSLLRPHVLNTPEKSPGDRLAEICAKNTDTDIDKVMINLKTEEFVLDGPPLQSLQQLIQWVGDFVLYLLANLPNQGSVVRPGFGFLRDGASLGMLREMLVMIRIWGLLKPGCLPIYTATSDNQDSMSLLFRLLTKLWLCSRDESHPQDPDETLIDECCLLPSQLLVPSMDWLPINDGVITKIQSKHPLRLQFGKPYTLPGINPNAQVEVFRSPASQRMDHLRCLHLGISPTEDSKACTRCGCVTMLRSPNKTNAMRQWEQRWIKNCLCGGLWRRIPSTLA comes from the exons atgATGGAGATCGCTTATGTTTGCGAGTGGGAGAAGAGACCTAAAAGCAACCACTGTCCTTCAATTCCCCTGGTGTGCGCATGGTCATGCAGAAACCTCATCGCTTTCACAACTGATCCGAAAAACGAGGAGGATGACAAAG ATCTCAATCTTATGATACACATCATTGACACTGACCACCCCTGGGATGTGTACTCCATCAACACTGGTCATACTGAAGTAATTTCATGCCTTGAATGGGACCAGTCAG GTTCGAGGCTGCTATCTGCTGATGGTGATGGTCAAATCAAGTGTTGGGGGATGACAGAGCACCTGGTGAACAGTTGGGAGTGCACGCAGACTAGTTCTGTGGATGGAGACCCGATCGTAGCTCTCTCGTGGTTACACAATGGAGTGAAACTTGCTTTGCATGTCGAAAAG TCTGGCTCTACAAACTTCGGAGAGAAGTTTTCCCGTGTCAAGTTCTCCCCTTCTCTCACACTCTTTGGTGGGAAGCCCATGGAGGGTTGGTTAGCGGTGACTGTGAGCGGGCTGGTCACGGTGTCGTTGTTGAAGCCCAACGGTACTCTGCTGACGGCCAGTGAGAGCCTGTGCAGGCTGAGGGGCCGCGTGGCACTCGCTGACATTGCCTTCACTGGGGGTGGGAACATAGTGGTTGCGGCCACAGATGGCAGCAGCTCTTCTCCGGTGCAGTTCTACAAAGTGTGCGTAAGCGTGGTGAATGAAAAGTGTCGGATAGACACTGAGCTACTGCCCTCGCTATTCATGCGCTGCACCACTGACCCGGTCAGAAAAGACAAGTATCCTGCTGTCACACACCTTAAATTCCTCACACGTGAAAACTCTGAACAG GTGCTACTCTGTGCGTCCAGTCAGATGGGCAGCATTGTAGAGTGCTGGTCACTGCGGAAAGAGGGTCTCCCTGTCAATAATATCTTCCAGCACCGATCACCTGTTG TTGGTGAAAAGCAGCCAATGATCCTGAAGTGGCGGATCCTCTCAGCAACTAATGATCTGGATCGCGTGTCTGCTGTTGCTCTGCCTAAACTTCCCATCTCCATCTCCAACACTGATCTCAAAGTGGCCTCAGACACCAAGTTCTTCCCAGGCCTTG GTCTTGCTCTGGCATTCCATGATGGCAGCATTCAGATTCTTCATCGTCTTTCCCTGCATACTATGGGAGTGTTCTACGGTTCCTCTGGTTCCTCTCAGCGTGTTGGGgaggaacctgccattaaacgaCAGAGAGCGGGTGGCCCGACGCTGCACTTCAAAGCCCTTCAGTTCTCTTGGACATCTCTCGCTTTAGTTGGCGTGGACAATCATGGCAAG CTACACATGCTCCGAGTGTCCCCATCCATGGGCCAAATGCTGGACATGAACACACTGCTGCGCCACCTGCTGTTTCTGCTGGAGTACTGCATGGTGACAGGATATGACTGGTGGGACGTGTTGCTGCACGCGCAGCCTAGCATGGTACATAGCCTGCTGGAGAAGCTTCATGAGGAGTACATGAGACAGAACCAGGCACTGCAGCAG GTTCTGTCAACTCGTATAGTAGCAGTGAAGGCATCTCTGTGTAAGCTGTCATCTGCCACTGCTGCGAGAGCTTGCGACTTCCACGCTAAACTCCTGCTCATTGCCATCAGCTCCACACTGAAATCTCTGTTAAGACCTCATGTTCTCAACACACCTGAAAAAAGTCCTGGAGACAGACTGGCAGAGATCTGTGCCAAAAACACAGACACCG ACATTGATAAGGTGATGATTAATCTGAAGACGGAGGAGTTTGTTCTGGACGGCCCTCCCCTCCAGTCCCTCCAGCAGCTCATTCAGTGGGTGGGAGACTTTGTGCTTTACCTGTTGGCTAACTTGCCCAACCAG GGCTCTGTTGTGCGTCCAGGGTTTGGATTCCTGCGGGATGGTGCATCTCTGGGCATGCTCCGAGAGATGCTGGTGATGATCCGTATTTGGGGCTTGCTGAAGCCTGGTTGCCTGCCCATCTACACAGCCACATCTGACAACCAGGACAGCATGTCGCTGCTGTTCCGCCTGCTCACCAAACTCTGGCTCTGCT CTCGAGATGAGAGTCACCCGCAGGATCCAGATGAGACATTGATTGATGAGTGCTGTCTGCTGCCCAGTCAGCTCCTGGTACCCAGCATGGACTGGCTGCCCATTAATGATGGAGTTATCACCAAGATTCAGAGCAAACACCCACTCAGACTGCAGTTTGGCAAACCGTACACCCTGCCAGGGATCAACCCCAATGCACAGGTGGAGGTGTTCAG AAGTCCAGCATCTCAGAGGATGGACCACCTGCGGTGCTTACATCTGGGCATCTCTCCGACAGAGGACAGCAAAGCTTGCACCAG GTGTGGCTGTGTCACCATGCTGAGATCTCCAAATAAAACCAATGCCATGAGACAGTGGGAGCAGCGCTGGATCAAGAACTGTCTATGTGGAGGTCTCTGGAGAAGAATCCCCTCCACACTCGCATGA